The sequence below is a genomic window from Sorangiineae bacterium MSr12523.
CGGCGCCATCGACGAATCCTCGGCAGCCTTGGCGATGGCCGTGCCCTCGTCGTACTCGTCGAACATGGCGATGTACGCCGCGGGGATGTTCGCTTCCCGAATGTTCACGGCCTGCTTCCAAAAGAGATTGCCCTGGCGCCGCGGAATCATATTGCGTGTGCCGCCATTCCAGTTGGACCAGGCGAAGCCCGGAAAGAACACGGCCTGGTAGGCAATGCCGCGTTGGTTGCAGTAGTCGCGATCCGGCACGAGGTAGTTGTTGCGATGATTGTCCACCTCGCCGTCGGTCTTGTAGCGCCCCACCGTCCACGGCGCGATCATGTCGAATTTGGCGTAGGTGCCTTCGAAACCGGGCTTCGAGTCGCCGGTGCTGGTGCGCCAGTTGGTGGGAACCCCGCCGATGACGTACACCCCTTGCGCACGGAACCAATCGATGAGCGCCGCAGCCTGTGACGGCGTTCCGGGATTGTGCGTGAAGCCGAGCCCCCAAATCGACACGACGGGCCTGCCGTCCTGCACCGCATAGCGCGACGACGACGTGAGTTTCAGCTGCCCGATGATGGTGTTCGTCCAATCGCTTTGCACGTTCTGGACGAAGGTCGCCTCGTCCATGCCCGTGATGTCGTACATGACGTAGAAGAGCCGCCCCGTGGCCTCCGCCGCGCTCTTCATCTTGAGGGCGATGCTGTCGCGATGCGCCTTGAAGACGGAATCGCGCAGCTCCCCCGCGAACCGCTGCAGCGCCGCACCATCGATGCCGTACTGCTGCATCCAAGCGAAGTGCTTGTTCACGACCTCCGTCGGGTACGACGAAAAGAGCTTCGCCGGCGATCCATTGCCGAGCGCCGCATACCCCGTTTGGAAAAGCGCCGCAGCCGAATACTCGGAGACATCCGGGTACAGCTCGAAGGTCTGATACCCCGGAGCGGGCGCCCCCGCATTCGACTGGTACGTCCCCCGCGACCAATGGCTCCACCGCTCTACGGGCGAGCCATCCCCGTATGCGGTGAACCATCCTTGGTACCCCGCGATGACCTTGTCCTTGATGCCTTGACTGACGACCGCCTGCGTCGTCTCGCCCGCAGCAGCCGTCACGGGCGCGGGATCTTCATCCGCCCCCACGCAGCCCGCCGCCGCCACAGCCACCGTTGCCATTGCTGCCAAAACCTTGCGAATAGGTTTAATGATGATGATCATCATTAAAACTGGCCGGTGGCGCAGTGATGTCAAGGCGAGCCTATCCGCTATCCCGAAGCGGAGCCGGCCATACCTTCGAAAAAACGACACGACTCCTCCACCTTCGCGTTGACAGAAGAGGTCCGATCGACGAAGTTAGGCGCCCTCAGAGCGACGCGGGAGTAACTCAGTGGTAGAGTGCCACCTTGCCAAGGTGGACGTCGAGGGTTCGAATCCCTTCTCCCGCTCTGCATTTTCAAGCAGTTAGAGTGTGTGTCCCCAACGTTGAAGCGTGGATCACACTCCCTTTCACACTCCTTCTACTTGGGTAGGATGGCGGTTGGTCAGAACACTCGGCGCAGCACTCTTGCGCGCCGTTGGGCTGTGAGTTCCTCGAGCCGTTCAAAGGCCACGCGCATCTCCTTGCCGGCGACCCGCCCGTAAAGCTTCAGCGTCCGATCCGCAGACCAGCCGCCAACGCTCTTCGCGACGATGGCGGGGATGGCGGCAAGCGCGTCAGGCTGTTGAAGGTTCGGCGCAGGCTCCGTGGCGTGAAGACGAAGGAAAGCCCGAGCGCCTTCGATCCTACCGAGCGCGCCCTCGACGAACCTTGGAGAGCTCGTCGAGCTTGCGTACTGAATCGGATTTAGTACTCGTGCGAGGGTGCCGCGAGGCCGGGTTGCGACGCTGGAATGATGGTTCGTCCCCTTTCTTCGGGAACCCCATTGCCTCCACTGCCGACCTTGATGACGGTGTCATGCAAAATTGGCGGTAATCCTCTGTAAAGGACGCCGATCGAAGGGCCACCACCGCCGCTGCCGCTCGCGCCGGCCAAGCCTCCGGCGCCGCCGGCGAATCCGCGGAGGGCATCTCCAGAAAGTGGAAGAGCCGGACCGGCCTGGCCTCCGGCCGTAGGCGCGCTTCCAAAGGTGCCTCGGCCTCCGGCGCCGCCCGAGGATGTCTCGATGGCGACGTTACGAAGCTGAAAGGGGCTGTTCAGCGACACGATGGCCAAACTTGCGCCGCCGCCCTGGCCGGGGGTACCTGCGACGCCGGGGCAGCCGCCGGCGCCCCCGCCGGAACCGGGTGGGCCCATGGCGATGATTCCCGGCTTCGGGGTCAAGCCGCTGCTCGTGGCATTGTGGCCGCCACCGCCGCCGCCCGCTTGGCCAGGATGCCCATCCATTCCAGGAGAGCCGTCGCTTGTGACGTACACGCTGTTTGGCATCAAAAGGATGCCGCCGAAGTCACGACCACTGAACCCGCTCAGTCCCGGATCGCCGGGGTGTCCGGCGCGCCCGTTTGCGTTCGTATTGGCCAGGCCACCGGAGGCACAGGCTTCCGTTCCTCCGCCGAATGGCCGTCCGTCTTCCACCCATCCGTCCGTCCGTCGCCAGCCGGATAGGGCGTCGAACACGAACCAGGCGCTTCCCCCTGAAATCCCGCCCGAAGGCGTACTGTAGGTACGTCCATTGTCGTCGACGCATCCGCCGACTCCCCCAGGCCGGCTCGAATGCGTGGTCTCACAACTCGTCTTACGACCCGTGCAGGTACCATTGACGTCGTAGAGGCAGCAGTCTTCCGTGCTCGGGGCACCGGTGCCGTCCATATTGGCCGCGGGCCGCAGGGTGGGACCTTCTTTGCCGTCGGCCCCGTTGCCCCCCACGCCTGCGTGAATCTTCGTGTTGACGATGGAGAGGCCCGTCGAATCCGTGACCAGGAGTCCGATGGAACTTCCCCCGGGCTCCCACGCGTCGGCCGCGACGATCTCGAAGCCATCGAGATAGACGTTTTCCGCCAACACGGCGCGCACGGCAGGGCTCGTGCGGGGCACAATTTTCGCTCGCTCTTGCGTGACCTTCCAGTGGCCGCCCGCGCAATCGAAGTAGCCAAACAGGGAGACCTTGCCCGTAAGTACGATCGGCTCGTCGTATTTGCCGGAGCACACGTAAACGCGCCGCCCCGTGTCCTGCGCGGCATAGATCGCCTTCTGCAGCGAGCCATACGGACGCGCCATGGTGCCATCCCCGGCGTTTGCGGCGGCGCCGGCCGAGACGAACAATCCGCATCGCTCGCTGATGCCCCTCGGATCGTCGGCCGGGAACGCTGCCGGGCAATTCTCGGTAACCGGCCCGGGGTTGCCATCCGGTGTGTCGATTCCCCCGTCGGGCGGGGCAGCGCCCCTCTCCGAATCGGAGTTCCCACAGCCGTAAGCGAGAAACCAAGCTACCGAAAACGACGTGAGAAAGGCGACCTGTCGCATAAGAATTTCTCCAGGGTTGCTTTGCAGCACCCTCGATATCGACCACCACCCCCGAGCCGTTGCCAAAAATCGACGCCGCTCTACGTGGTGTGCCGTTTGCGGCGCCGAAGCCCGCCGAACGTCAACTTGGTGAACTTTCGGCGAGCTTCTCCGCCGGGGGCGTTCGGACCGATACATGGGGCTACGCCGTCCATCACCAGAACGGCAAGTTCGGTAGTGTTGAAAGGGATACGCGCTATGGCATCCGTCCTTTGACGGTGTTGCCGGTACTCTCCAAACGGCGTTGCCGCAATATGACTTTCGGTATCATGGGATGATGCGGGAGGTCGTGCTGGATCGCTCGTTCCCTCCGATCTGCGAATTTGCCGGAGATGGAAGGCGGATAATCGGCGCTACATCGAAACTCTCTCTCGGAGACCTGAAGGTACTCAAGTTGCAGAAGCGATCTGCATCCGTAGTTCCTTCACATTCATTCGATCCGGAGATTGTCAAAATGAATACGTTTGCAACGATGTTGTCCGCCTTCTTCATCGCGGCATGCTCGCTTCCCGTGGTGGGATGTGCAGCCGACGGCAGCGATGGTACCGTCGACCCGGATACCGACCAGACGGAGAACAACATCATGGTCGCGGATGGGGCCGACGAGGTTTCCGAAGCGCGCGAGCCGTCCGAGGCTCCAACCGATCCGGGCGCCGTCCACACCTTGGGGGCAGCCCCAAGTTGCGTCGAAAGAGGCATGGAAGGCAATTACAGGCTGCACGTGCACAATGGTTGTCGTACCGAACAATGGCTCAAAGTGAAAATTAGTAAGATGCGTGATTCGGATTGTTTTCGACTAACACCTACGGACACCGCGCACGTGACCTGGAGGTGGCCTGGAGGGTTCGACGGGCTGGTGACGTGCTGACGGACAGCAGGGTGACGTACACGATTTTTGCCGTGCGCTCCCGCGAAGTGCGTTGTCGCCGCAAGCCATTGGCATGATGCCGATGAAGTATCTCGTGGCAGCTGCAGAAACCCTGCGCAAGCTCTGTCACGGACATCCGAGGGCGCGGCTTCGTCGTCGCGCCTCGTCGGCGGTGATCGAGCGAGGCTTGGCTGCGCCCCAGCGTTGGAGCACGACCCCGTACGCGGCACATGCGCCCGCCTTGTCGCCGGCGCGCTCTTTGGCTTCGCCGAGCCAGAGTTGCGCGCGCGTGTTGGTGAAGGGATCTTCGAGAAGTTGGCAATGGTCGATGACCGGATCCATGAGCGCGATGGCCGACTCGACTTCGCCCGCAGCGAGGGCCACACGGCCGGCCAATAAGGCGGAAATGCCCGCGTTGAAATCGCGGTACGTGAAGGCATGCCATTTGTCGCGTTCGCGCAGGGCAGGTCGATGCTGCCAGATCGCGGCGGCATCGTTCGATAGCCCCACGAGGGAGCCTTCGAGAATGGCCCAGGTCTCGAACGGTGTCGTTCGCTCCGGCGTCGATTGGTGCCAGAGATCGCTCAAGGCATCTTGGCGTTCCCTCGAAACGTGCCCTGCGCGCATCCATGCGCCGAGAAGGACGGGCTCGTCGTGCACGACGGATCTCGGCAAATGACCGACGGTCCATACGACCCGTTCATTGAAGTAGGCCTCCGCCACAGCGGCCGCGCGTGCCGGCTCGCCTTTTTCCGTGAGCGTCTGGGCCAGCACGGTGGCGGCCTTCAGGTGGGGCATCACGTTGGCCACGTTCCTGGCGAGGGCTGCCTGTTCGGCCGACAGTTTCTCGGCGGTTTCGAAATCGCCCCGCACGGCTGCCATACGCGCCAATGCGTTCAGCCGCTCTTGCGGGATATCCAAGTCGTCGATGGTTGCATTCTGCAGGTGCTGGGCGATGGCATCCTTGATGGCCGCTTCCGGTGCGCCGGTCGATGCCAGCTCGTTGGCCAGGTGACGGTAGGCCGCGGAGCTCTTGGGCACCCGCGCGAGCCAATGGTGCGTCTCCGCGATGGCTTGTTCGCAGCGACCTGCCCGCTCGAGGAAGATGACCCGGTCTTCGAGGCAGTCGCCCGAGCTGGGCGCGACCTTCAAGCATGTGGCCATCGCGGACAGCGCATCGTCGGTTTTTCCCATCCTCGCGAGGGCCCAACTCTGGAGTTGCCAGGCGTCGGCGTAGTTGGGATCGATGCGGATCGCACGCCGCGCGAGATCCAGTCCGTGCTCGAGGTCGGCGGCCGCCACGTGCGAGGCCATGATTGCCGTCGTGTACAGAAGCTCGGCGTCCTGCGGAAATTGCTGAATGCCTTCCTCGAGGATGCGCGCCCGCGCCTCGGGATCGGGCGGCTCGGTGACGAGGACCGGCACCAGCGCCTCGTAGAAGATGCGATCGCGCTCGCTCAATCGGTCGCGCAGCTCGGTGGCGCGTTGATAGTGCTCGCGCGCCTTGGTGATCGCGTCGAGCGACGCATCGACCATGGCCGCGCGAAGCTGCGCTTCTGCGCAAAGTGGATCCTTGGCCGCCGCCTTTTCGAAGGCGACGGCCGCATGCTCCCAGGTGGCATTCCGCAAAGCGGAAAGGCCTTCCTGGTAATAGGTCGCCGCATCCGGATGGCAGCTTTTGGATGGCTGCAGCGAGGTGATGATCGTCCCCGCCGGCGCGGTCGATGCCGTGGACATGGTTACCGGCGATTCTGTGCCGCGACGAGATGCGGCCGCGGCTGCAATCACGCTGACCAGCGCGAAGAGGCTGCACATCGCGAACAGCGCCCGTGAGGATAGACCCCGCCGCGCCGCCGCCGGCGGGGGCGAACTTCGAACCCGGGGCGACGGCGTTTCCGACGTCAACGTCGTGCCGAGAAGGGCCGCCCCGATCCGCGTGAGCGCCTCCTGCACCTCCGAAGCCGAACGCGGTCGCTGCGCGCGGTCCTTGGCAAGCAGCCGCGCCACGAGCTCGTCGAGTGCGTGTGGGGCGTCCGGCCGGAGCTCCGACACCCGCGCCGGCGTGTGCACGAGCACCATCGAGAGCACGGTCGCGGGATCGCCGCCGTCGAAGGCCTCGCGGTTGGTCAAGCTGCGAAAGAGCACGCACCCCAAGGAGAACAGGTCGGCGCGCCCGTCGAGATCGTCCGCACCGCGCGCCTGCTCCGGGGCCATGTAGCCGACG
It includes:
- a CDS encoding glycoside hydrolase family 71/99-like protein; this encodes MATVAVAAAGCVGADEDPAPVTAAAGETTQAVVSQGIKDKVIAGYQGWFTAYGDGSPVERWSHWSRGTYQSNAGAPAPGYQTFELYPDVSEYSAAALFQTGYAALGNGSPAKLFSSYPTEVVNKHFAWMQQYGIDGAALQRFAGELRDSVFKAHRDSIALKMKSAAEATGRLFYVMYDITGMDEATFVQNVQSDWTNTIIGQLKLTSSSRYAVQDGRPVVSIWGLGFTHNPGTPSQAAALIDWFRAQGVYVIGGVPTNWRTSTGDSKPGFEGTYAKFDMIAPWTVGRYKTDGEVDNHRNNYLVPDRDYCNQRGIAYQAVFFPGFAWSNWNGGTRNMIPRRQGNLFWKQAVNIREANIPAAYIAMFDEYDEGTAIAKAAEDSSMAPTNQYFLTLSSDGTYVSSDFYLRLAGKATRMIERLDPVTAQVPIPLTNGPVFFRSGAEETDAALTWNNTLEGTQGVTGAEFGAVSGEPVHAASRSFRIAGTDTQTTASYAYFKAFDVNIPVQAATQLSFWTYPQNSLSQHITVDLIMTDGSTLRDSGATDLNGVSMHPGAARGTVNAWTQTRSRIGQWLAGKTIDRILIAYDYGPLTGDFRGYVDDITIAN
- a CDS encoding serine/threonine-protein kinase, yielding MEERPNNAKDDQLVEEARPLFAGRFVLEREAGRGGMGVVHRAVDRLTGQVVALKVLHRSDAATVRRFAREADALGKLEHPNIVRYLAHGVADDGAPYLALEWIEGESLRERLARAAECNEHLAIDDVLKLGQRLAGALEDAHTMGIVHRDVKPSNILLVDGELGRPKLVDFGIVRTRGMEHVTTTGTVLGTVGYMAPEQARGADDLDGRADLFSLGCVLFRSLTNREAFDGGDPATVLSMVLVHTPARVSELRPDAPHALDELVARLLAKDRAQRPRSASEVQEALTRIGAALLGTTLTSETPSPRVRSSPPPAAARRGLSSRALFAMCSLFALVSVIAAAAASRRGTESPVTMSTASTAPAGTIITSLQPSKSCHPDAATYYQEGLSALRNATWEHAAVAFEKAAAKDPLCAEAQLRAAMVDASLDAITKAREHYQRATELRDRLSERDRIFYEALVPVLVTEPPDPEARARILEEGIQQFPQDAELLYTTAIMASHVAAADLEHGLDLARRAIRIDPNYADAWQLQSWALARMGKTDDALSAMATCLKVAPSSGDCLEDRVIFLERAGRCEQAIAETHHWLARVPKSSAAYRHLANELASTGAPEAAIKDAIAQHLQNATIDDLDIPQERLNALARMAAVRGDFETAEKLSAEQAALARNVANVMPHLKAATVLAQTLTEKGEPARAAAVAEAYFNERVVWTVGHLPRSVVHDEPVLLGAWMRAGHVSRERQDALSDLWHQSTPERTTPFETWAILEGSLVGLSNDAAAIWQHRPALRERDKWHAFTYRDFNAGISALLAGRVALAAGEVESAIALMDPVIDHCQLLEDPFTNTRAQLWLGEAKERAGDKAGACAAYGVVLQRWGAAKPRSITADEARRRSRALGCP